CGCAAGAGGTAGTGGCATCATCCACAAGACTAGTATCCCCTACAATGTCCGATTCACATGTAAGAGACCATAACGGCAATGATCAAACAAGTACTCGAAGGGAAAATGAATTCATGGATTGGACACAGACATACCAAGATCCTGACATCATAGCAGATATGGCTGGATGTGCTGATAGACAACAAACAAGAACTCGAGAGGAGGTTGAAGGCATGGATTGGATATCGACCAACCAAGCTAATGACAGCATAGGGGATATAGCTGGCTATACGGATGGAGACATCGCAAAAAACAACCATCCTCAAACGCAGTCAGATTTTCCAGTTGAAGAGAATGCTTCGCCAGACGAATTGATAGAGAATGGCTTTCAAAATGATATGGATACTCCTAGAATATCCACTGAAAATGAACAACCGCCTACAAATGCTGGTGATAGAGAATATCCTAAAAGCAATGAagaaatagattttgaaaatcatCGTCCAAGTCAGGATGATATCGAATTGAGGAAAGAAgatcagaaaaataaaatacttcCACATCAATCGTTGGAAGTGATGCGGGAAGATCCCACTGATCTTGAGAGGGGACTTTTTGAATTGACAGAAGAGGAAATTTGGGACGAGGGATGCCGTATCTGTAATTCCTCAAATACACGCGGTATGGCTTCTTCTATATAAATTAAGGTAAATCGGTGGT
The Pecten maximus unplaced genomic scaffold, xPecMax1.1, whole genome shotgun sequence genome window above contains:
- the LOC117318545 gene encoding ubiquitin carboxyl-terminal hydrolase 16-like; this encodes MSDSHVRDHNGNDQTSTRRENEFMDWTQTYQDPDIIADMAGCADRQQTRTREEVEGMDWISTNQANDSIGDIAGYTDGDIAKNNHPQTQSDFPVEENASPDELIENGFQNDMDTPRISTENEQPPTNAGDREYPKSNEEIDFENHRPSQDDIELRKEDQKNKILPHQSLEVMREDPTDLERGLFELTEEEIWDEGCRICNSSNTRGKQTHKKLLIIGLPPIFVVHINRIEKDGYGGLRKINKTVTYPKYLNVAPFCSSALLKTQAGGTPPRTWFRLYGVVSHGGSIHGGHYYAYVRATPQNASALYSNFLQTKWMDPERVEEDIKNFWQNSTHSHNMSPTKSPQDDDRETWYFVSDSMVQPSDEYSAANDGNVYILMYERCC